One genomic region from Hyalangium ruber encodes:
- a CDS encoding HD domain-containing phosphohydrolase, with amino-acid sequence MAKRLGERLVEAGLVTTEAVEKALDHQKITGHKLGDCLVDLGLLQEAALLRFLAAEFQTRFVTADKLAKAKLPSDVLDKLPVRMAEAQNVLPLAYDSDRKLLSIVAAEPQNKSLLDEIALVTGVSEVYAYIGLRSAIAAAIRKHYYGDPTAFATLESGGIQAPRADASAQPNSDTSGSGRGSAPSLQLRIETDPRLRTHRSGTQARLPTQMREALSGSRSGVAESDFIETINILVGLLEQERPHHRGHSAQLARQATIVGRRMGMAPRELASLAMAAYLHDLGKPAERHYTLASNAANADWKSEAKRLARAPTRLFEAVHLPVAVNTILAQLYEAYDGSGTPQGTKGEEISLGARILSTVDSFLDLTKNPSNAHGKALSKAQALDHLRKNAGALYDPVVADIVGQVQSGELLRHRIVQDGRQVLIAESDEATRTDMLESVLRLGLVVHAFSTLEGALDALAQQDCDVLVLSLRFGIADVTALLQYARTSPESSGLPILVLGEPDNSSRDRLLMAGASAVTAPSDTDKAAAMVKQLYEDRILHNGPARVVRGSYDELPLTELLKTLAAGRKSGRLHLRHHSLEGYLHLEHGKVVYASYAGQTGESAMQALLQMKQADFQYDPDSLLLELPHLDKDLDQVVKELGVRRSATA; translated from the coding sequence ATGGCCAAGCGTCTCGGAGAGCGACTGGTCGAAGCCGGCCTCGTCACCACCGAGGCCGTGGAGAAGGCCCTCGACCACCAGAAGATCACCGGCCACAAGCTGGGCGACTGTCTGGTGGACCTGGGCCTGCTCCAGGAGGCGGCGCTGCTGCGCTTCCTGGCGGCGGAGTTCCAGACGCGCTTCGTGACCGCCGACAAGCTGGCCAAGGCGAAGCTGCCCTCCGACGTGCTGGACAAGCTGCCGGTGCGCATGGCCGAGGCGCAGAACGTGCTGCCGCTGGCGTACGACTCGGACCGCAAGCTGCTGTCCATCGTCGCCGCCGAGCCGCAGAACAAGTCGCTGCTGGACGAGATCGCCCTCGTCACGGGCGTCTCGGAGGTCTACGCGTACATCGGCCTGCGCAGCGCCATCGCGGCGGCCATCCGCAAGCACTACTACGGCGACCCCACCGCCTTCGCTACGCTGGAGTCGGGAGGCATCCAGGCCCCTCGCGCGGACGCGTCCGCCCAGCCCAACTCCGACACCTCGGGCAGCGGCAGGGGCAGCGCCCCCAGCCTCCAGCTCCGCATCGAGACGGATCCGCGCCTGAGGACCCACCGCTCGGGCACCCAGGCGCGCCTGCCCACGCAGATGCGCGAGGCGCTGAGCGGCTCGCGCTCGGGCGTGGCCGAGAGCGACTTCATCGAGACGATCAACATCCTGGTGGGCCTGCTGGAGCAGGAGCGTCCCCACCACCGTGGCCACTCCGCACAATTGGCGCGGCAGGCCACCATCGTCGGCCGGCGCATGGGCATGGCGCCTCGGGAGCTGGCCTCGCTGGCCATGGCCGCCTACCTGCACGATCTGGGCAAGCCCGCCGAGCGCCACTACACCCTGGCCAGCAACGCCGCCAACGCCGACTGGAAGTCCGAAGCCAAGCGCCTGGCCCGCGCGCCCACCCGTCTCTTCGAGGCCGTGCATCTGCCGGTGGCGGTGAACACCATCCTCGCCCAGCTCTACGAGGCCTATGACGGCTCGGGCACACCCCAGGGCACCAAGGGCGAGGAGATCAGCCTCGGCGCCCGCATCCTCTCCACGGTGGACAGCTTCCTCGACCTGACGAAGAACCCCTCCAACGCTCACGGGAAGGCCTTGTCCAAGGCCCAGGCGCTGGACCACCTGCGGAAGAACGCGGGGGCGCTCTATGACCCGGTGGTGGCGGACATCGTCGGGCAGGTGCAGAGCGGCGAGCTGCTGCGCCACCGCATCGTCCAGGACGGGCGCCAGGTGCTCATCGCCGAGTCGGACGAGGCCACGCGCACGGACATGCTGGAGTCGGTGCTACGCCTGGGCTTGGTGGTCCACGCCTTCTCCACGCTGGAGGGAGCGCTCGACGCACTGGCGCAGCAGGACTGCGACGTGCTGGTGCTGAGCCTGCGCTTCGGGATCGCCGATGTGACGGCCTTGCTCCAGTACGCGCGCACGTCGCCGGAGAGCTCGGGGCTGCCCATCCTCGTCCTCGGGGAGCCGGACAATTCCTCCCGGGACCGGCTGCTCATGGCGGGCGCCTCGGCGGTGACGGCTCCTTCCGACACCGACAAGGCCGCCGCGATGGTGAAGCAGCTCTACGAGGACCGCATCCTCCACAACGGCCCGGCGCGCGTGGTGCGTGGCAGCTACGACGAGCTGCCCCTGACGGAGCTGCTCAAGACGCTGGCCGCGGGGCGTAAGTCCGGGCGGCTCCACCTGCGCCACCACTCGCTCGAGGGCTACCTGCACCTGGAGCATGGCAAGGTCGTCTACGCCTCCTACGCAGGGCAGACCGGCGAGTCCGCGATGCAGGCGCTGCTCCAGATGAAGCAGGCGGACTTCCAGTACGATCCCGACTCGCTGCTGCTGGAACTCCCCCACCTCGACAAGGACCTGGATCAGGTGGTGAAGGAGCTGGGCGTTCGCCGCTCGGCCACCGCGTAG
- a CDS encoding TatD family hydrolase, with protein MKLIDAHCHLESADYAQLGAVLDRARAAGLVHAVVVGQFQGPGDWGNALEVAAAHPDFLSPTLGIHPHEAARATEEDFATLERTCARPEVRAVGEAGLDYYYDRSPRDVQAEVFRRQCLLARTLDKPLVVHVRDAHEDCEAILKEVGLRRGVIHCFTGDTTAARRYLDLGFHISLSGVVTYKKTEALQDAVRFTPLDRLMVETDSPFLAPVPHRGRKNEPAHVVETARKVAELKGVSLEELAAVTTATASGLFGLRVA; from the coding sequence ATGAAGCTCATCGACGCCCACTGTCACCTCGAGTCCGCCGACTACGCGCAGCTCGGCGCAGTGCTGGATCGCGCCCGCGCCGCCGGCCTGGTCCACGCCGTGGTGGTGGGGCAGTTCCAGGGCCCCGGGGACTGGGGCAACGCGCTGGAGGTGGCCGCGGCGCACCCGGACTTCCTGTCGCCCACGCTGGGCATCCACCCGCACGAGGCCGCGCGCGCCACCGAGGAAGACTTCGCCACCCTGGAGCGCACCTGCGCCCGGCCCGAGGTGCGCGCGGTGGGTGAGGCGGGTCTGGACTACTACTACGACCGCTCTCCCCGCGATGTGCAGGCCGAGGTGTTCCGGCGCCAGTGCCTCCTGGCGCGCACGCTGGACAAGCCGCTGGTGGTGCATGTGCGCGACGCGCATGAGGACTGCGAGGCCATCCTGAAAGAGGTGGGTCTGCGCCGTGGCGTCATCCACTGCTTCACGGGAGACACCACCGCCGCGCGGCGCTACCTGGACCTGGGCTTCCACATCTCCCTGTCGGGCGTCGTCACCTACAAGAAGACGGAGGCGCTCCAGGACGCCGTGCGCTTCACGCCGCTGGACCGGCTGATGGTGGAGACGGACAGCCCCTTCCTGGCGCCAGTGCCGCACCGGGGCCGCAAGAACGAGCCCGCGCACGTGGTGGAGACGGCGCGCAAGGTGGCCGAGCTCAAGGGCGTGTCTCTGGAAGAGCTGGCGGCGGTGACAACGGCCACGGCCTCGGGCCTGTTCGGGCTGCGCGTGGCGTGA
- a CDS encoding HEAT repeat domain-containing protein: MDWRAERERALLALEREQRPQARAEAADLLYQIASEDPSRAPEFAEVLVRLLADAQGEVRRSGLGLATLVLSPEELPDTLTARLSDADLGVRLEATGRIADLARPELRGALARMLEDPIPEIRFEAARGMAALKHSSGMEILVEALDNDRLRFRALGALAELEDPRALPSIKRLFRRWLLPGFERTQAAGVLARLGDSEGVEWLLKRTQKRWSTDRALALELCGEVKVPGALERLRTIVEDPKDPCRGAAARGLGRLGAAEALPWLLALLEDTRAPEDFRLDAAEGVWRLGSPEGQARVRAAIPSFSSPEARSELTELLQETP; this comes from the coding sequence ATGGACTGGCGGGCCGAGCGAGAGCGGGCGTTGCTCGCGCTGGAGCGGGAGCAGCGTCCCCAGGCCCGCGCCGAGGCCGCGGATCTGCTCTATCAGATCGCGTCCGAGGACCCGTCGCGCGCGCCCGAGTTCGCCGAGGTGCTCGTGCGGCTGCTCGCTGACGCGCAGGGCGAGGTGCGCCGCTCGGGCCTCGGGCTGGCCACGCTGGTGCTGTCTCCCGAGGAGCTGCCCGACACGCTCACCGCCCGGTTGTCGGACGCCGATCTCGGCGTGCGCCTGGAGGCCACCGGACGCATCGCCGATCTCGCGCGGCCCGAGCTGCGTGGCGCCCTCGCGCGCATGCTGGAGGACCCCATCCCGGAGATACGCTTCGAGGCGGCGCGGGGCATGGCCGCGCTGAAGCACAGCTCGGGGATGGAGATCCTCGTGGAGGCGCTGGACAACGACCGCCTGCGCTTCCGGGCCCTGGGAGCGCTGGCGGAGTTGGAGGATCCCCGCGCGCTGCCCTCCATCAAACGCCTGTTCCGCCGCTGGCTGCTGCCGGGCTTCGAGCGCACCCAGGCCGCGGGGGTGCTGGCGCGGCTGGGAGACTCGGAAGGGGTGGAGTGGCTCCTGAAGCGCACCCAGAAGCGCTGGAGCACGGATCGGGCGCTCGCCCTGGAGCTGTGTGGCGAGGTGAAGGTGCCGGGCGCATTGGAGCGGCTGCGCACCATCGTGGAAGACCCGAAGGACCCCTGCCGGGGTGCCGCCGCGCGGGGGCTTGGGAGGCTGGGAGCCGCCGAGGCGCTGCCGTGGCTGCTGGCCCTGCTGGAGGACACCCGCGCCCCCGAGGACTTCCGGTTGGATGCGGCCGAGGGGGTGTGGCGATTGGGATCGCCCGAGGGGCAGGCGCGCGTGCGAGCCGCCATTCCCTCCTTCTCTTCGCCCGAGGCGCGGTCCGAGCTCACCGAACTGTTGCAGGAGACGCCATGA
- the metG gene encoding methionine--tRNA ligase: protein MAEKILVTSALPYANGPIHIGHAVEYIQTDVYVRFLKSCGKDVVYFCADDTHGTPIELNAAKQGLKPEEFVARFYEQHKKDFQDLDISVDWFHSTHSPENRHYSELIYGRLKEKGDIERRDIEQTYCEKDKRFLPDRFIRGTCPNCKAADQYGDACEKCGKAYSPTDLIDPKCSLCGTPPVRKHSAHLFFKLSRHADFLQQVLKRPGFIHAGLANQLQSFFEKGLADWDISRDGPYFGFAIPGETDKYFYVWLDAPIGYIATTEKWAKETGKAQSALDYWAPDAKTRIVHFIGKDIVYFHALFWPAVLNVANLHVPTELKIHGHLTVNGEKMSKSRGTLVAARTYLDNLDPSYLRFFYAANLGPGPEDFDLNLKDFRLRVNGELVNNVCNLANRALTILSGSLEKRLAPGKDGQGKALVEAALARVPEVREAFEKLEYRNAIKAIVEIAQTANAFLQTQAPWAKQKTDVEGARADLSDVADVVYLLGALLAPVTPRLTEKLFAQLGAEPLTFQALERARYPLLDRSRPIGTPEPLLPRLEETQVNALIPPSPTEPVKEAPKKAEKKAEKKPAEQPTPQASPGAGAGAPAATPGDIEYDDFAKVVLKVGKIVAAEKVANADKLLKLTVDVGEEAPRTIVSGIAQAYTPEQVSGRRVVVVMNLKPRKLKGIESRGMLLTAGPGGKDLSLLDPGDMPPGSEVK, encoded by the coding sequence ATGGCGGAGAAGATCCTCGTCACCAGCGCGCTTCCGTACGCGAACGGCCCCATCCACATCGGCCACGCCGTCGAGTACATCCAGACCGACGTCTACGTCCGCTTCCTCAAGTCGTGCGGCAAGGACGTCGTCTACTTCTGCGCGGACGACACGCACGGCACGCCCATCGAGCTGAACGCCGCGAAGCAGGGCCTGAAGCCCGAGGAGTTCGTGGCCCGCTTCTACGAGCAGCACAAGAAGGACTTCCAGGACCTGGATATCTCCGTCGACTGGTTTCACTCCACGCACTCGCCCGAGAACCGGCACTACTCCGAGCTCATCTACGGGCGGCTGAAGGAGAAGGGCGACATCGAGCGCCGTGACATCGAGCAGACCTACTGCGAGAAGGACAAGCGCTTCCTGCCGGACCGCTTCATCAGGGGCACCTGCCCCAACTGCAAGGCGGCCGACCAGTACGGGGACGCGTGCGAGAAGTGCGGCAAGGCCTACAGCCCCACGGACCTGATCGATCCCAAGTGCTCGCTGTGCGGCACGCCCCCGGTGCGCAAGCACTCGGCGCACCTGTTCTTCAAGCTGTCGCGCCACGCGGACTTCCTGCAGCAGGTGCTCAAGCGGCCGGGCTTCATCCACGCGGGGCTGGCCAATCAGCTCCAGAGCTTCTTCGAGAAGGGGCTGGCCGACTGGGACATCAGCCGTGATGGGCCCTACTTCGGCTTCGCCATCCCGGGTGAGACGGACAAGTACTTCTACGTCTGGCTGGATGCGCCCATCGGGTACATCGCCACCACGGAGAAGTGGGCGAAGGAGACGGGCAAGGCCCAGAGCGCGCTCGACTACTGGGCCCCGGACGCCAAGACCCGCATCGTCCACTTCATCGGCAAGGACATCGTCTACTTCCACGCGCTGTTCTGGCCCGCGGTGCTCAACGTGGCGAACCTGCACGTGCCCACCGAGCTGAAGATCCACGGACACCTCACGGTGAACGGCGAGAAGATGTCCAAGAGCCGGGGCACCCTGGTGGCCGCGCGCACGTACCTGGACAACCTGGATCCGAGCTACCTGCGCTTCTTCTACGCGGCGAACCTGGGCCCGGGTCCCGAGGACTTCGACCTGAACCTCAAGGACTTCCGTCTGCGGGTGAACGGCGAGCTGGTCAACAACGTGTGCAACCTGGCCAACCGCGCGCTCACCATCCTCTCCGGATCGCTGGAGAAGCGGCTGGCGCCGGGCAAGGACGGGCAGGGCAAGGCGCTGGTGGAGGCCGCGCTGGCCCGCGTCCCCGAGGTGCGCGAGGCCTTCGAGAAGCTGGAGTACCGCAACGCCATCAAGGCGATCGTCGAGATCGCCCAGACGGCCAACGCCTTCCTCCAGACGCAGGCGCCGTGGGCCAAGCAGAAGACGGATGTGGAGGGCGCGCGCGCGGACCTCTCGGACGTGGCGGACGTCGTCTACCTGCTGGGCGCGCTGCTGGCGCCGGTGACGCCTCGGTTGACGGAGAAGCTCTTCGCGCAGCTCGGCGCGGAGCCGCTCACCTTCCAGGCGCTGGAGCGTGCGCGCTACCCGCTGCTGGATCGCAGCCGCCCCATCGGCACCCCGGAGCCGCTGCTCCCACGGCTCGAGGAGACGCAGGTGAATGCCCTCATCCCGCCGTCCCCCACGGAGCCCGTGAAGGAGGCTCCCAAGAAGGCGGAGAAGAAGGCCGAGAAGAAGCCGGCCGAGCAGCCCACCCCGCAGGCCTCGCCTGGGGCCGGAGCGGGAGCACCGGCGGCAACGCCTGGGGACATCGAGTACGACGACTTCGCCAAGGTGGTGCTCAAGGTGGGGAAGATCGTCGCCGCCGAGAAGGTGGCCAACGCGGACAAGCTGCTGAAGCTCACGGTGGACGTGGGCGAGGAGGCGCCGCGCACCATCGTGTCGGGCATCGCCCAGGCGTACACGCCGGAGCAGGTGTCGGGCCGCCGGGTGGTGGTGGTGATGAACCTCAAGCCGCGCAAGCTCAAGGGCATCGAGTCGCGAGGGATGCTCCTGACCGCGGGCCCCGGGGGTAAGGACCTGTCGCTGCTGGATCCGGGGGACATGCCGCCCGGCTCCGAGGTGAAGTGA
- a CDS encoding NRDE family protein has translation MCTLLILRHVHPEWPLILASNRDELYARPTTGPQVLAGSPRILVPGLDGVRGGSWMGVTEGGLFVGLTNQRGSQAQGLAPRSRGEVVLSALGTGNIDAIERYLDTLEPAGFNAFNLLYGDAHTLRVAYARPSIPRVVREDVPAGIHVLPNDVLDSPELPKVERARMLAAEYTRRPWPELARALQGVMADHVLPPEEQSPEPPPEAAFSREQARQYQALCIHTPAYGTRSSALLALAPGRVGHFLVSDKPPCQQDFRDFGGLLSPQ, from the coding sequence ATGTGTACCCTTCTGATCCTCCGCCACGTCCACCCCGAGTGGCCGCTCATCCTCGCCTCCAACCGCGATGAGCTGTACGCGCGCCCCACCACCGGCCCCCAGGTCCTCGCTGGCTCGCCGCGCATCCTCGTCCCGGGCCTGGACGGAGTGCGTGGCGGTAGCTGGATGGGTGTAACCGAAGGGGGACTCTTTGTCGGGCTGACGAACCAGCGCGGCTCGCAGGCCCAGGGCCTGGCGCCCCGCTCACGGGGCGAGGTGGTGCTCTCGGCCCTGGGTACCGGGAATATCGACGCCATCGAGCGTTACCTGGACACGTTGGAGCCCGCTGGTTTCAACGCCTTCAACCTGCTCTATGGCGATGCGCACACCCTGCGCGTGGCCTACGCCCGCCCCTCCATCCCCCGGGTGGTTCGGGAGGACGTCCCCGCCGGCATCCATGTGCTGCCCAATGACGTGCTCGACAGCCCGGAGCTACCCAAGGTGGAGCGAGCCCGAATGCTCGCGGCCGAGTACACCCGGAGGCCCTGGCCCGAGCTGGCCCGTGCGCTCCAGGGGGTCATGGCCGACCATGTCCTCCCTCCCGAGGAGCAGAGCCCCGAGCCCCCGCCCGAGGCCGCCTTCTCCCGGGAGCAGGCCCGCCAGTACCAGGCCCTGTGCATCCACACCCCCGCCTATGGGACGCGCTCTTCCGCCCTGTTGGCGCTTGCCCCAGGCCGAGTGGGGCACTTCCTGGTGTCAGATAAGCCCCCCTGCCAGCAGGATTTTCGTGACTTCGGGGGTCTTCTCTCCCCACAGTGA
- a CDS encoding response regulator yields the protein MGPSLMAKILIVDDEVQVASALRRLFRREGFAVEVALNGDEALQKLTTFDADLVISDFRMKGMNGAELLEKVLRVSPRAVRILLSGHADLWSSAPTSAAQAVSHFISKPWDDDHLVARVRTLLGEQEPSASNP from the coding sequence GTGGGTCCCTCTCTCATGGCGAAGATCCTCATCGTCGATGACGAAGTGCAGGTGGCCAGCGCGCTTCGGCGGCTGTTCCGGCGCGAGGGGTTTGCCGTAGAGGTGGCGCTCAACGGGGACGAGGCCCTCCAGAAGCTGACGACGTTCGACGCGGACCTGGTCATCTCCGACTTCCGGATGAAGGGGATGAACGGCGCCGAGCTGTTGGAGAAGGTGCTGCGCGTCTCGCCGCGGGCCGTCAGGATTCTGCTGTCCGGTCACGCGGATCTGTGGAGCAGCGCCCCCACCTCCGCCGCCCAGGCCGTCTCCCACTTCATCAGCAAGCCGTGGGACGACGACCACCTGGTGGCCCGTGTGCGCACGCTGCTGGGTGAGCAGGAGCCCTCCGCCTCGAATCCCTGA
- a CDS encoding HEAT repeat domain-containing protein — protein sequence MTDALKELARQLSSEDPYERESAVLELVELADPKAASLLVRALGDSAEPVRRWSAHGLAKLGRAEDVPALRRTMEKDPAPSVRIQAALGLARLGERPAIDRLIQFLKEPPLDARHDAAEALLSLQETAPLRPLLRPMLDTEDESSRAWAAGLLYALGDADAFLLWRGTLGSPESRRDAVGVAPFMREPGAIRELLRLLAELPQEELDATEGDEPSLAEHLANALRLSGMELLLGAEATEGLWSDLLALLGRHQHLVPELVDDLVQFLAQRPPADLGKDVAQLLSEQEPGERGAIFLAIATLLPEISIPTLVALEESVREEVLETVREALENTRGEDETLTALGETLSESPFGERFEGLAEASMTQEQEIPEEEEESGASVTREMPAVKVPSPATVTREMHAVEEPPASPTMEFELPEEFSEEEEEDEAWPATAPPEADVVAQRILAVGAMLRRLVLEERLARGKDPSAKEEIQRLQRWVDEEELFSPLGATGLELFEAEPGAWSEEDRQTVAWISEELQLLLWALKQGKLPPSEARVEAAPLLEKLPLLKEPQPFLDAAERRSLEEVEAQRDRWEVMLDCARYESFARGIQAEPSLAEGDPELERVLDSAENEGFDRSAVEAKHGPVRAAVEGLRFWGRFLVTELQKEGLLAGKPGEGLMFQGKRLAEMDEGTLALLLGLSHGRHAALGWLLEGEGDEGAPPEDEDEPG from the coding sequence ATGACAGATGCCCTCAAGGAGCTGGCCCGGCAGCTCTCCTCCGAGGATCCGTACGAGCGCGAATCCGCCGTGCTGGAGCTGGTGGAGCTCGCGGACCCGAAGGCGGCCTCTCTGCTCGTGCGCGCCCTGGGGGACTCGGCGGAGCCCGTGCGCCGGTGGAGCGCCCATGGGCTGGCGAAGCTGGGCCGCGCGGAGGATGTGCCGGCCCTGCGCCGCACGATGGAGAAGGATCCGGCGCCTTCCGTGCGGATCCAGGCCGCGCTCGGCCTGGCACGCCTGGGTGAGCGGCCCGCGATCGATCGTCTGATCCAGTTCCTGAAGGAGCCCCCGCTGGATGCTCGGCACGATGCCGCCGAGGCCCTGCTCTCCCTTCAGGAGACAGCGCCCCTGCGTCCCCTGCTGCGCCCGATGCTCGACACGGAAGACGAGAGCAGCCGGGCCTGGGCCGCGGGGCTGCTGTATGCGCTGGGGGATGCCGACGCGTTCCTGCTGTGGCGCGGCACGCTGGGCTCGCCCGAGAGCCGCCGTGACGCGGTGGGCGTCGCTCCTTTCATGCGGGAGCCGGGCGCCATTCGCGAGCTGCTGCGGCTCCTGGCGGAGCTGCCCCAGGAGGAACTCGACGCCACCGAGGGAGATGAGCCCTCGCTGGCCGAGCACCTGGCCAACGCGTTGCGCCTGTCCGGCATGGAGCTGCTGCTGGGCGCCGAGGCCACGGAGGGACTCTGGTCGGACCTGCTCGCCCTGCTGGGCCGCCACCAGCACCTCGTCCCGGAGCTCGTCGACGATCTGGTGCAGTTCCTCGCCCAGCGCCCGCCCGCGGACCTGGGGAAGGATGTGGCACAGCTCCTGTCCGAGCAGGAGCCCGGTGAGCGAGGCGCCATCTTCCTGGCGATCGCCACCCTGCTGCCCGAGATCTCCATCCCCACGCTGGTGGCGCTCGAGGAGTCGGTCCGCGAGGAAGTGCTGGAGACGGTGCGCGAGGCGTTGGAGAACACCCGCGGTGAGGACGAGACGCTCACGGCGCTGGGGGAGACCCTGAGCGAGAGCCCCTTCGGCGAGCGCTTCGAGGGTCTGGCCGAAGCGAGCATGACTCAGGAGCAGGAGATCCCGGAGGAGGAAGAAGAGTCCGGAGCCTCCGTGACGCGCGAGATGCCCGCGGTGAAGGTCCCCTCCCCGGCCACCGTCACGCGGGAGATGCATGCCGTCGAGGAGCCGCCCGCGAGCCCGACGATGGAGTTCGAGCTGCCCGAGGAGTTCTCCGAGGAAGAAGAGGAGGACGAGGCGTGGCCGGCCACCGCGCCTCCCGAGGCCGATGTCGTGGCCCAGCGCATCCTGGCCGTGGGAGCGATGCTGCGGCGCCTGGTGCTGGAAGAGCGCCTCGCTCGGGGCAAGGATCCGTCCGCGAAGGAAGAGATCCAACGGCTCCAGCGATGGGTGGACGAAGAGGAGCTGTTCTCGCCGCTGGGGGCCACGGGCCTGGAGTTGTTCGAGGCGGAGCCCGGCGCCTGGTCCGAGGAGGATCGGCAGACCGTGGCCTGGATCTCGGAGGAGCTGCAGTTGCTGCTCTGGGCCCTGAAGCAGGGAAAGCTGCCGCCCTCGGAGGCCCGCGTGGAGGCCGCTCCGCTGCTGGAGAAGCTGCCCCTGCTGAAGGAGCCACAGCCCTTCCTGGATGCCGCCGAGCGGCGTTCTCTCGAAGAGGTGGAGGCCCAGCGCGATCGCTGGGAGGTGATGCTGGACTGCGCCCGCTATGAGTCGTTCGCCCGGGGCATCCAGGCCGAGCCGTCGCTCGCCGAAGGGGATCCCGAATTGGAGCGAGTGCTCGACTCGGCCGAGAACGAGGGCTTCGATCGGAGCGCGGTGGAAGCCAAGCACGGCCCGGTCCGGGCCGCCGTGGAGGGGCTGCGCTTCTGGGGCCGCTTCCTCGTCACCGAGCTCCAGAAGGAAGGGCTGCTGGCTGGAAAGCCCGGTGAGGGGCTCATGTTCCAGGGCAAGCGCCTGGCGGAAATGGATGAGGGGACGCTGGCCCTGCTGCTCGGGCTCTCCCATGGGCGCCATGCGGCCCTGGGATGGCTCCTCGAAGGCGAAGGCGATGAGGGCGCGCCGCCCGAGGACGAGGACGAGCCCGGGTAG
- the holA gene encoding DNA polymerase III subunit delta has translation MSAEMDDVLVEVKAGKVAPLYLLWGEEYLVRKGADELVKALVPDASMGLNFAVLDAGSPREVAQELATMPLFPGRKVVLVRDPEFLAPKKGRGDALGKAREAWKAGKRKEGARRLLALAARAGWGVDQLDPTAPGAPSAEAWKEELDVDLAEMDLAFLKEAAAFCREERVSAPEGDASALLELLQKGLPKGHALVLAATDVDAKSPLLKFAKDSGWLVERKVAARHKDLDLSEIAQEFLAPFKKKLGPGALEQLKERIGGNIRLLQSELEKLAIYAEGSTIPVADVALLVHHAREEEFFELSEALQKRDLKGALGYAEDAMGQGTAALQLLGAVASIVRGLLENHERLNHYAKGSPPRGFDDFKSRIFPKIEQETKAAKGRVPHPYAAFLSMQAAARYERRELLRALVSCAEADLELKSSASGKLVIERLLWTVCARPA, from the coding sequence GTGAGCGCGGAGATGGACGACGTGCTGGTGGAGGTGAAGGCGGGCAAGGTGGCGCCGCTGTACCTGCTGTGGGGCGAGGAGTACCTGGTCCGCAAGGGCGCCGACGAGCTGGTGAAGGCGCTGGTGCCGGATGCCTCCATGGGGCTGAACTTCGCGGTGCTGGACGCGGGCTCGCCGCGCGAGGTGGCTCAAGAGCTGGCGACGATGCCGCTCTTCCCGGGGCGCAAGGTGGTGCTGGTGCGAGACCCCGAGTTCCTCGCGCCCAAGAAGGGGCGTGGCGACGCGCTGGGCAAGGCGCGCGAGGCGTGGAAGGCGGGCAAGCGCAAGGAAGGCGCGCGTCGGCTGCTGGCGCTGGCGGCGCGGGCGGGATGGGGCGTGGATCAGCTCGATCCGACGGCTCCGGGCGCGCCCTCGGCGGAGGCGTGGAAGGAAGAGCTGGATGTGGATCTGGCCGAGATGGACCTCGCCTTCCTCAAGGAGGCGGCCGCGTTCTGCCGCGAGGAGCGCGTGAGCGCGCCCGAGGGAGATGCCTCGGCGCTGCTGGAGCTGCTCCAGAAGGGCCTGCCGAAGGGGCACGCGCTGGTGCTGGCCGCCACGGACGTGGACGCCAAGAGCCCGCTGCTCAAGTTCGCCAAGGACTCTGGCTGGCTCGTCGAGCGCAAGGTGGCCGCGCGCCACAAGGACCTGGACTTGTCGGAGATCGCCCAGGAGTTCCTGGCGCCCTTCAAGAAGAAGCTGGGCCCCGGAGCGCTGGAGCAGCTCAAGGAGCGCATCGGCGGCAACATCCGCCTGCTGCAGTCGGAGCTGGAGAAGCTGGCCATCTACGCGGAAGGGTCCACCATCCCCGTGGCGGACGTGGCGCTGCTGGTCCACCACGCGCGCGAGGAGGAGTTCTTCGAGCTGTCCGAGGCGCTCCAGAAGCGGGACCTGAAGGGCGCGCTGGGCTACGCCGAGGACGCGATGGGGCAGGGGACCGCCGCGCTGCAACTGTTGGGAGCGGTGGCCTCCATCGTGCGCGGGTTGCTGGAGAACCACGAGCGGCTGAACCACTACGCGAAGGGCTCACCGCCGCGCGGCTTCGATGACTTCAAGTCGCGCATCTTCCCGAAGATCGAGCAGGAGACGAAGGCGGCCAAGGGGCGCGTGCCGCACCCCTACGCGGCGTTCCTGAGCATGCAGGCCGCGGCGCGCTACGAGCGGCGGGAGTTGCTGCGGGCGCTGGTGTCCTGCGCGGAGGCGGACCTGGAGCTCAAGTCCTCCGCCAGCGGAAAGCTCGTCATCGAGCGCCTGCTGTGGACCGTCTGCGCCCGCCCGGCATGA